Proteins encoded together in one Mus musculus strain C57BL/6J chromosome 15 genomic patch of type FIX, GRCm38.p6 PATCHES MG4288_PATCH window:
- the Skp2 gene encoding S-phase kinase-associated protein 2 isoform c (isoform c is encoded by transcript variant 3), whose translation MGVSALEKEEVDSENIPHGLLSNLGHPQSPPRKRVKGKGSDKDFVIIRRPKLSRENFPGVSWDSLPDELLLGIFSCLCLPELLRVSGVCKRWYRLSLDESLWQSLDLAGKNLHPDVTVRLLSRGVVAFRCPRSFMEQPLGESFSSFRVQHMDLSNSVINVSNLHKILSECSKLQNLSLEGLQLSDPIVKTLAQNENLVRLNLCGCSGFSESAVATLLSSCSRLDELNLSWCFDFTEKHVQAAVAHLPNTITQLNLSGYRKNLQKTDLCTIIKRCPNLIRLDLSDSIMLKNDCFPEFFQLNYLQHLSLSRCYDIIPDTLLELGEIPTLKTLQVFGIVPEGTLQLLREALPRLQINCAYFTTIARPTMDSKKNLEIWGIKCRLTLQKPSCL comes from the exons ATGGGTGTCTCGGCcttggagaaggaggaggtggacaGTGAGAACATCCCACATGGACTGCTCTCAAACCTCGGCCACCCCCAGAGCCCTCCAAGGAAACGAGTCAAGGGCAAAGGGAGTGACAAAGACTTTGTGATCATCCGTCGGCCGAAGCTTAGTCGGGAGAACTTTCCAG GTGTCTCCTGGGACTCCCTTCCAGATGAGCTGCTCCTTGGGATCTtttcctgtctgtgcctccctgAGCTGCTGAGAGTCTCGGGCGTTTGCAAGAGGTGGTACCGCCTCTC GCTCGATGAGTCTCTCTGGCAGTCCCTCGACCTCGCGGGTAAAAATCTGCACCCAGACGTGACTGTGCGCTTGCTCTCCCGCGGGGTGGTCGCCTTCCGCTGCCCTCGGTCCTTTATGGAGCAGCCGCTGGGTGAAAGCTTCAG CTCTTTCCGGGTACAGCACATGGACCTGTCGAACTCAGTGATAAATGTGTCGAACCTCCATAAGATTCTGTCCGAGTGCTCCAAGCTGCAGAATCTAAGCCTGGAAGGCCTGCAGCTCTCAGACCCCATTGTCAA GACTCTTGCACAGAATGAAAACTTGGTGCGACTAAACCTTTGTGGGTGCTCTGGGTTTTCTGAATCTGCCGTGGCGACTCTGCTAAGCAGCTGCTCCAG ACTGGATGAGCTAAATCTCTCCTGGTGCTTTGACTTCACTGAAAAGCACGTGCAAGCGGCTGTGGCACATTTACCAAACACCATCACCCAGCTGAACCTCAGCGGCTACCGAAAGAACCTCCAGAAAACAG ATCTTTGTACCATAATTAAACGATGCCCCAACCTCATCCGCCTCGACTTAAG TGACAGTATCATGCTAAAGAATGACTGCTTTCCAGAATTTTTTCAACTCAACTACCTCCAACACCTCTCGCTCAGCCGGTGCTATGATATAATACCTGATACTCTACT TGAACTTGGAGAAATTCCTACACTAAAAACGCTACAAGTTTTTGGAATCGTGCCAGAGGGAACCCTTCAGCTACTGAGGGAAGCTCTTCCTCGGCTGCAGATTAACTGCGCCTATTTCACCACCATTGCAAGGCCAACTATGGACAGCAAGAAGAACCTGGAGATTTGGGGTATCAAGTGCCGACTGACTCTGCAAAAGCCCAGTTGTCTATGA
- the Skp2 gene encoding S-phase kinase-associated protein 2 isoform a (isoform a is encoded by transcript variant 1), whose amino-acid sequence MHRKHLQEIPDQSGNVTTSFTWGWDSSKTSELLSGMGVSALEKEEVDSENIPHGLLSNLGHPQSPPRKRVKGKGSDKDFVIIRRPKLSRENFPGVSWDSLPDELLLGIFSCLCLPELLRVSGVCKRWYRLSLDESLWQSLDLAGKNLHPDVTVRLLSRGVVAFRCPRSFMEQPLGESFSSFRVQHMDLSNSVINVSNLHKILSECSKLQNLSLEGLQLSDPIVKTLAQNENLVRLNLCGCSGFSESAVATLLSSCSRLDELNLSWCFDFTEKHVQAAVAHLPNTITQLNLSGYRKNLQKTDLCTIIKRCPNLIRLDLSDSIMLKNDCFPEFFQLNYLQHLSLSRCYDIIPDTLLELGEIPTLKTLQVFGIVPEGTLQLLREALPRLQINCAYFTTIARPTMDSKKNLEIWGIKCRLTLQKPSCL is encoded by the exons ATGCATAG GAAGCACCTTCAGGAGATTCCGGACCAGAGTGGCAACGTCACCACCAGCTTCACGTGGGGATGGGATTCCAGCAAGACTTCTGAACTGCTATCAGGCATGGGTGTCTCGGCcttggagaaggaggaggtggacaGTGAGAACATCCCACATGGACTGCTCTCAAACCTCGGCCACCCCCAGAGCCCTCCAAGGAAACGAGTCAAGGGCAAAGGGAGTGACAAAGACTTTGTGATCATCCGTCGGCCGAAGCTTAGTCGGGAGAACTTTCCAG GTGTCTCCTGGGACTCCCTTCCAGATGAGCTGCTCCTTGGGATCTtttcctgtctgtgcctccctgAGCTGCTGAGAGTCTCGGGCGTTTGCAAGAGGTGGTACCGCCTCTC GCTCGATGAGTCTCTCTGGCAGTCCCTCGACCTCGCGGGTAAAAATCTGCACCCAGACGTGACTGTGCGCTTGCTCTCCCGCGGGGTGGTCGCCTTCCGCTGCCCTCGGTCCTTTATGGAGCAGCCGCTGGGTGAAAGCTTCAG CTCTTTCCGGGTACAGCACATGGACCTGTCGAACTCAGTGATAAATGTGTCGAACCTCCATAAGATTCTGTCCGAGTGCTCCAAGCTGCAGAATCTAAGCCTGGAAGGCCTGCAGCTCTCAGACCCCATTGTCAA GACTCTTGCACAGAATGAAAACTTGGTGCGACTAAACCTTTGTGGGTGCTCTGGGTTTTCTGAATCTGCCGTGGCGACTCTGCTAAGCAGCTGCTCCAG ACTGGATGAGCTAAATCTCTCCTGGTGCTTTGACTTCACTGAAAAGCACGTGCAAGCGGCTGTGGCACATTTACCAAACACCATCACCCAGCTGAACCTCAGCGGCTACCGAAAGAACCTCCAGAAAACAG ATCTTTGTACCATAATTAAACGATGCCCCAACCTCATCCGCCTCGACTTAAG TGACAGTATCATGCTAAAGAATGACTGCTTTCCAGAATTTTTTCAACTCAACTACCTCCAACACCTCTCGCTCAGCCGGTGCTATGATATAATACCTGATACTCTACT TGAACTTGGAGAAATTCCTACACTAAAAACGCTACAAGTTTTTGGAATCGTGCCAGAGGGAACCCTTCAGCTACTGAGGGAAGCTCTTCCTCGGCTGCAGATTAACTGCGCCTATTTCACCACCATTGCAAGGCCAACTATGGACAGCAAGAAGAACCTGGAGATTTGGGGTATCAAGTGCCGACTGACTCTGCAAAAGCCCAGTTGTCTATGA